In the Blattabacterium sp. (Blattella germanica) str. Bge genome, TAATAATATTCATAACTTAGATTCTAAAAAATAATGTTAACTTCGTTTTTATGAAATTTAATTTTTTTAAATATCAGGGAACGGGAAATGATTTCATTCTCCTAGATGACAGGACAAAAAAAATAGTTAAGGAATATACCATTTTAAAAAAATTATGTAATAGACATTTTGGAATTGGGGCAGATGGAATCATTTTGATCCAAAATGATTCCAAAAGTGATTTTTATATGCAATATTATAATTCTGATGGAAAAGAAAGTACAATGTGTGGAAATGGAGGAAGATGCGCCATTTTTTTCGCTAAAAAATTAGGAATCAACAAAGAAAATAAAATTCATTTTAGAGCCATAGATGGACATCATTATGGATTGATAATAAAAAACGAAAAAAATGATAAATGTTTGGTTTCCATTAATTTAATTAATATTCAAAAAAATGAAATCGAAATTCATCCTGAACACGTTTTTTTAAACACTGGATCTCCTCACCATATTATTTTTGTAGAAAATATAAAAGAAATAAATGTGTACGAAGAAGGAAAAAAAATTAGATTTCGAAATCCTTATTTGAAAAAAGGAGTCAATGTGAATTTTGTAGAAATACTTGAAAATAAAACTTTACAAGTACGTACTTATGAAAGAGGGGTAGAAAATGAAACTTTATCTTGTGGAACTGGAGTTACAGCTTCTGTCATTGCAGCATATGAAACGAATCGAATTTCCTCTATTGAAAAAATTCTAGTTCATACTATAGGAGGAAAATTATGGGTTTCATTAAAAGAAACAAAAAACGAATATAAAGATATTTATTTAACTGGATCTGTTCAATTTATATTTCAAGGATGTATTTTTATTTGATATGAAATGATGAAAAATAATTATTCAATTAGTAGTGATTCTTTAAAATTTCTTAAAAAATATTTAAATGGCTCTTCTCCAACTGGATGTGAAAGTGAAGGTCAAAAAATATGGATGAATTACATTAATTCTTATGTAGAAAAAATTCAAACCGATTTGTATGGAACAGCAGTAGGAATTATCAATCCTAATTCTCCATATAAATTAATTATTGAAGCTCATGTTGATGAAATATCTTGGTATGTAAATTATATTACAGAAGATGGCATTATATATGTTTCTCGTAATGGAGGATCAGATCATCAAATAGCCCCATCTAAAAAAGTCATTATTCATACAGAAAAAGGATTCGTTCATGGAATATTTGGATGGCCAGCAATTCACACAAGAAAATCTTCAGAAGAAAAATCTCCTAGTATAGACAATATATTTGTGGATATTGGTGTTTCTAGTAAAACTGAAGCCATTGATCTAGGTGTTCATGTAGGTTGTATTATTACTTATCCTGATGAATTTTTTATCATGAATCACAATTATTTTATATCTAGAGCATTAGATAATAAAATAGGAGGTTTTATAATAGCAGAAGTAGCAAAAATGATCATGGAAAATAATATTCATTTAAAATTTGGATTATACATAGTGAATTCTGTTCAAGAGGAAGTAGGATTAAGAGGAGCTAAAATGATTTCTCAAACCATACAACCAAATATGGCTATTGTTACGGATGTAACACATGATACATCTAGTCCTATGATTGATAAAAAGATACAAGGAGATATTAAATGTGGATTAGGACCTGTTATTGGATATGCCCCATCAATACAAAAAAATCTTAGAGAACTTATTATTAATACTGCTAACAGTAAAAAAATACTTTTTCAACGTTTGGTTTCATCTAGATATACAGGAACAGATACAGACGCTTTTGCTTATTCCAATAAAGGAGTATCATCTGCTTTAATATCCATCCCTCTAAAATACATGCATACTACCGTAGAAATGGTTCATAAAAAAGATGTAGAAAAAGCTATATTTCTAATTTTTGAAACTTTACAAGAAATTAATAATTCTAAAAAATTTTTTATCGATTAAATCTAAAATGAATTATATCTCCATCTTGAATTAAATAATTTTTTCCTGCCAAAAAAATCTTTCCTGCTTTTTTTACTTTTTCTTCTGATTTATATTTTATAAAATCATTATAATGAATAACTTCTGCTTTTATAAATCCTTTTTTAAAATCTGTATGAATGACTGAAGAAGCTTCATAAGCTGTACATTGATTAGGAATTGACCAAGCTCGTATCTCTTTTTTTCCTACCGTAAAAAAACTTTGTAAGTTTAATAACTTATAAGCTTTTTTCAGAATTTTTTCAATTCCATAAGATATGGAATTTTTTTTCAATGAGAAAACAACCAAAGTAGAATTCTCCATCTCTACTATTTTTTTAAGATTTTTTATATGTAAATGATGAAATTCATTTACTTTTTCATCCGTATTACATACATAAAGAACAGGTTTTTCAGTTAATAATTGTAAATCCTTTATATGTTTTTTTTCATCTTCTTGAAATGGATACATTCTAATATTTTTTCCTTCTTTTAAAAAAGAAAAAATTTTTTGTAGTGTATTAATAGATCTATTATTTTTGTTTTTTTTTGTAATCTTTTCTAATCGATTTTCTATTGTATCTAGATCTTTCAACTGTAATTCCATGTCTATGATTTCTTTGTCTCTAATAGGATTGATAGATCCTTCTACATGAATAACGCTTATGTCGTGAAAAAGACGTATCATATGGATAATGACATTTGTTTCACGAATATGAGATAAAAATTTATTTCCTAATCCATCTCCTTTATGGGAACCTTTTATGAGACCTGCTATATCTACTATTTTGATTTCGGATGGAATTATTTTCATTGGCTGAATTATCTCTTTTAGTTCATATAGCCTTTGATCTGGAACTTTTGTCATTCCATAATTAGGTTCTATCGTACAAAAAGGAAAATTTTCTGATAAAACTTTAGAGTTAGAAATAAAGTTAAAAAATGTTGATTTTCCTGTGTTAGGAAGACCAATAATTCCACATTTCATTATTGTTAATATTTAAAAATTACAATTATTTTTATCAGTATAAACATGAATTTTAATGAATGAAAAAAATGCCGTTTTGGAAACACATTGAAGAGCTGAGAAAACATGTTATTCATTGTTTTTTTGCTATTATCATTGCAATGATTATTTTAATGAATAATAAAAATATGATATTTGATTACATTATTTTTGCTCCATCCAAAACTGATTTCATTACTTATCGTATTTTTTATGAATTCACAAATACTTTTTTAGGGTTTCATTTAAATCCTGTTTCTTTTTTATCCAAAAATTTGGAAATACAAAATAGACAAATATTTGGACAATTTAATATTTATGTATGGACTTGTTTTATAGGAGGAGTTATTTTATCGTCTCCTTATATTTTTTATGAGTTTTGGAAATTTATCAAACCTGCTCTTTCGAATGAAGAAAGAAAATATTCTAGAGGAATACTTATAATAGTAACTCTTTTATTTGTATTAGGAGTTCTTTTTGGTTATTTTATTTTATGTCCATTTTTAATTCATTTTGGATACTCTTTTAGAATAAGTGATGTTCCAAAAAACATATTCGATTTATCGGATTATATCTCTTTGATTATACATTCTGTACTATCTATGGGGATTCTTTTTTTATTTCCATTTTTCATATTTCTTCTTACTAAAATGGAATTGGTTTCCTATACTTTTTTAATGAAATACAGAAAACATGCTTTTCTAATAATGTTAATTATTGCTTCTGCTATTACCCCTGGTGATATTTTAAGTACAATAATCGTTTTAATACCTTTGTTAATTCTTTATGAAGTAAGTATATATATATCGTTTTCTGCAAATAAAAAAACCTCTTGAGATCAAGAGGTTTTTGTTTTATCCTTTTTATTTTCGTATTGTGATTTCTACTCGTCGTCCCTTTTTCTTATATTTTCCTCCTACCAATCCTCTAACTTCTATTCTAGAAGAATCTACTCCTTTAGAAATCAAAGCCTCAAATACTGAGTTTGCTCTTTTTAGAGATAAAGTTTTATTATAAGAAAGTTTTCCATGAGAATCTGTATATCCATCTATATAAAATTTGGAATTAGGTAGACTATTGATTATGATTTCAGCTATTTCATTCACAATTGATAAAGAACGAGGAGTTAATGCAAATTTACCCAAATCAAATAAAATAGGGCTAAAAACTACATCAGGACATCCTTGATTTTCTTTTTTTCCAAATTTTTTAGGACACTTATCTTCGTAATCCGGAACGTTATCTGAATCTGTGTCGGGACAACCTTTGAATTTTCTTAATCCAAATTGATTGGGGCATAAATCTTCTTGATCTAAAACTCCATCTTTATCAGAATCTTTTGGATTTTGATTTTGGCAACAAATTTTTTCTTCTTCTTTTTTTTCTTTATTTTCTGAAGAATAATAAGAATGATTTTTATCTATTTCTACTATTTTTTTGTTTTCTTGATTTTTGTTATATTTTTGATTTTCTGTAATTTTTAAATTACCAAAACGAAAAATAACTCCTACATTATGTTTCCAAAAATTCAAAAAATCTCCTGATTGATATGCAAATACTTGATTATAAGTACTTTGCAGGTTAACCCCCAAATTAGAAACGATCCAAAAATTGAAACCTAATCCACCGTCTAATACAAAAAAATTCTTCTTATTTGTTTTAAAATATTTTGTATCTGAAATTCTCAATTCTCTGTTTACGTATCCGTTAAATTTATGATAACCTGCTCCTAATCGCAAATAGGGATCAAACTTATAATGAGGAAAAATATATAAATTCACCCCATGACTCAGTTTAACAAAAAAACCATTCGCTATTCTCCACCTGTTATTATCGACCATTCCTAATGATGCATCTAAATATAACCCTATATGTTTTTTGATCTTGTGCTCTAATTCTACATGAGAAATAATAGGATTAAAACTATTATTCTTTTTAAGAAAAAAACCTTTTAAAGGAGATTTTATCGGAAAATAATTTATATCGTGTGCTCCTATTCTAACAGACCATTTTTCTTTTTCTTTCGAATCTTGAGAAAAAACATGAGAGAATATAGACGAAAAAAAAGCGAATAAAGCAATAATAAAAAAATTGACGTTTTTCATAAAACTATAATTTCTTTGAATCTAAACAAATATAAATATTTGATTTCAAAAATAAATTAAATACAATCTTTAATTTTTAAAGATTGTTTGATTTCTCTCAAAGAATCTCTTTTTCGCAAAGATTCACGTTTATCATATGTTTTTTTTCCTTTAGCTAAAACTATTTTCATTTTTACGTATCCTTTATCGTTAAAAAATAATTCAATGGGAACGATAGTTAACCCTGTATCTTTCAATTTTTTATTGATTTTTTTTAATTCTTTTTTATTCAATAATAATTTCCTTTGTCTTCTGCTTGAATGATTCCAATTGGTTCCGAATTTGTACTCAGCTATGTACATTCCAATAGAATACAATTCTCCATTTTGCATTTGACAAAAACTATCCACAATATTAACTTTGTTTTGTCTAACGGATTTTACTTCTGTTCCAAACAATTGGATACCAGCTACATAATATTCTAAAAAATGATATTGAAATCTAGCCTTTCTATTTAGAATACTCATAATTAATTGTTATTTTTGTAATGTAATTAATAACAAAAATATCAAAAAAGTTTTCAAAAATTGAAATAAAAAATGAATTTACATTATCTAAAGGATTTGTGTTCTCAAGTGAGAAGAGATATTCTACGCATGGTCAATGATGCAAAATCTGGTCATCCAGGTGGATCTTTGGGATGCACGGAATATTTTGTGGCTTTATATCAAGAAATAATGCATTATAACCCCAAAATTTTTACCATGGATGGAGAAGGAGAAGATCTTTTTTTTCTATCCAATGGACATATTTCTCCTGTTTATTATAGTATATTAGCTCGTTCCGGTTTTTTTCCAATCAAAGAATTATCTACTTTTAGAAAGTTAAATTCCCGTTTGCAGGGACATCCTTCTGTGCATAGAGGATTACCCGGAATACGTATTTCTTCTGGTTCTCTAGGGCAAGGAATGTCTGTGGCTGTTGGTGCAGCTTTATCAAAAAAATTAAACAAAGAATTTCATAATATCATTTATAGTTTACATGGAGATGGAGAATTGAATGAAGGTCAGATTTGGGAATCTGTTTTATATGCAGGAGCTAGAAATATAGATAATTATATAGCAACTATTGATTATAATGGACAACAAATAGATGGAACAACAGATGAGGTATTGCCTCTAGGCAATTTGAAAAAAAAATTTGAATCTTTCGATTGGAAAGTTTTAGAAGAATTAGAAGGAAACAATATTGAAAAAGTAATTGACGTTTTAAAAAAAGCAAAAAATGAAACAGGAAAAGGAAAACCTGTTTTAATTATACTATATACTCAAATGGGATATGGTGTAGATTTTATGGTAGGAAATAATGCATGGCACGGAAAATATCCCAATCAAGAAGAATTAGAAAGAGCGCTCTCTCAACTTCCTAAAACTACTTTTGTAGATTATCCCTTATCTGATTAAAAAAATAAAATGCAGCATTATGAATATGAAACAATATGAAAATAAAGGGCTCAAAGAAACTAGAGCTGGGTTTGGTCAAGCTTTGACTTTTTTGGGAAAAAAAAATAAAAGAGTGGTAGCATTGTGTGCCGATTTGACTAGCTCTTTATTTATGAATCAATTTTCAAAAGAATTCCCAGAAAGATTTTTTCAAATAGGAATAGCAGAAGCTAATATGATTGGAATAGCAGCTGGACTGAGTATTGGAAAATATATTCCGTTTGCAGGTACATTTGCTAATTTTGCTACATCTCGTGTCTATGATCAGATACGTCAATCTATTGCTTATTCTTATAAAAACGTAAAAATATGTGCTTCTCATTCTGGATTAACTCTAGGAGAAGATGGAGCTACACATCAAAGTTTAGAGGATATTGGAATGATGAAAATGTTACCTGGGATGACTGTTATCAATACATGTGACTATAATCAAACTTATGCAGCTACTTTAGCGATAGCTCATTATTTAGGCCCAGTTTATTTACGTTTTGGTCGCCCTGCTGTAGCTAATTTTACGGATGAAAATCAAATGTTTGAAATCGGAAAAGCTGTTCTTTTAACAGAAGGAAAAGATGTTACCATTGTTTGCACAGGACATTTGGTATGGGAAGCTTTAGAAGCCTCTAAAATTTTGTACAGAGAAGAAGGAATAGAATGTGAAGTAATTAACATTCATACAATCAAACCGTTGGATGAAACGTCTATTTTAAAATCTGTAAATAAGACGAAATGTGTTCTCACTGCAGAAGAACACAATTATTGGGGAGGATTAGGGGAAAGTGTAGCTAGGATACTTACTACCAAAAAATGTTATGTTCCTCAAAGTTTAGTAGCTGTTAATGATGTTTTTGGAGAGAGTGGAAAACCTATGGAACTTTTGAAAAAATATAACATTGATTGTAATTCTATTATAAATCGTATACAGATTTTGTTGAAAAAAAAGAAAAATTAATTTGGAAATCAAAGATATACAAAAATTAGTTCATAATTGGATCGTGAACCATGGAGTGCGTTATTTTGACGTGTTAACGAATACTATTCTTTTATCAGAAGAAGTAGGTGAAGTTTCTAGAATTATTGCTAGACATTATGGGGAACAATCTAAAAAGAAAAATTGTAAAAAAAATGAAGATCTTGGAGAAGAGTTATCAGATGTTTTGTTTGTTATAGTTTGTTTAGCTAATCAAACTGGAATCAATTTAGAAGAATCCTTTCATAAAAAATTAAAAAAAAAGGAAATCAGAGATCACACAAGACACCATGAAAATGAAAAATTAAAATAAAATATGTCTTCTTATATTAGGATTTATAAAAAAAAGGGAGTTTATTATCCGGTTCTGTATCTATAACAGGATCTAAAAGTGTATCTAATCGTCTTTTAATTTTGAAAGCCATTTATAAAGATGATATTCAGATTGAAAATCTTTCGAATTGTGAAGATACAGAAGTATTAAAAAAAAGTTTAACTAGTCCTTCTAATATATTAGATATTCATCATGCTGGAACGGCAATGCGTTTTTTAACTTCTTATTTTGCTATTCAAGAGGGAAAAGAAATAGTGTTAACAGGATCAGAAAGAATGAAAGAAAGGCCTATTTCTGTACTTGTAGAAGCACTAAGGGAGCTAGGATCTGAAATTTCCTATTTGGAAAAAAGAGGATATCCCCCAATAAAAATTTTGGGAAAGAAAATTTTAGGAGGAAAAATAGATATAGATGCAAAAATTAGTAGTCAGTATATTAGTTCCTTAATGTTAATAGCCAGTCAATTTAAAATTGGACTAAAAATTCATCTAAAAGGGAATATTACGTCCATTCCATACATAAAGATGACTTTTGATTTACTGACTTTAGCAGGAATAAAAACTTCTTGGGAAGAAGAAATTATCCATATTCATCCAAAAAGAAATAAGGGTAAAAAATACTTT is a window encoding:
- the smpB gene encoding SsrA-binding protein SmpB; protein product: MSILNRKARFQYHFLEYYVAGIQLFGTEVKSVRQNKVNIVDSFCQMQNGELYSIGMYIAEYKFGTNWNHSSRRQRKLLLNKKELKKINKKLKDTGLTIVPIELFFNDKGYVKMKIVLAKGKKTYDKRESLRKRDSLREIKQSLKIKDCI
- the dapF gene encoding diaminopimelate epimerase; amino-acid sequence: MKFNFFKYQGTGNDFILLDDRTKKIVKEYTILKKLCNRHFGIGADGIILIQNDSKSDFYMQYYNSDGKESTMCGNGGRCAIFFAKKLGINKENKIHFRAIDGHHYGLIIKNEKNDKCLVSINLINIQKNEIEIHPEHVFLNTGSPHHIIFVENIKEINVYEEGKKIRFRNPYLKKGVNVNFVEILENKTLQVRTYERGVENETLSCGTGVTASVIAAYETNRISSIEKILVHTIGGKLWVSLKETKNEYKDIYLTGSVQFIFQGCIFI
- a CDS encoding twin-arginine translocase subunit TatC, with amino-acid sequence MKKMPFWKHIEELRKHVIHCFFAIIIAMIILMNNKNMIFDYIIFAPSKTDFITYRIFYEFTNTFLGFHLNPVSFLSKNLEIQNRQIFGQFNIYVWTCFIGGVILSSPYIFYEFWKFIKPALSNEERKYSRGILIIVTLLFVLGVLFGYFILCPFLIHFGYSFRISDVPKNIFDLSDYISLIIHSVLSMGILFLFPFFIFLLTKMELVSYTFLMKYRKHAFLIMLIIASAITPGDILSTIIVLIPLLILYEVSIYISFSANKKTS
- a CDS encoding OmpA family protein, with translation MKNVNFFIIALFAFFSSIFSHVFSQDSKEKEKWSVRIGAHDINYFPIKSPLKGFFLKKNNSFNPIISHVELEHKIKKHIGLYLDASLGMVDNNRWRIANGFFVKLSHGVNLYIFPHYKFDPYLRLGAGYHKFNGYVNRELRISDTKYFKTNKKNFFVLDGGLGFNFWIVSNLGVNLQSTYNQVFAYQSGDFLNFWKHNVGVIFRFGNLKITENQKYNKNQENKKIVEIDKNHSYYSSENKEKKEEEKICCQNQNPKDSDKDGVLDQEDLCPNQFGLRKFKGCPDTDSDNVPDYEDKCPKKFGKKENQGCPDVVFSPILFDLGKFALTPRSLSIVNEIAEIIINSLPNSKFYIDGYTDSHGKLSYNKTLSLKRANSVFEALISKGVDSSRIEVRGLVGGKYKKKGRRVEITIRK
- a CDS encoding M42 family peptidase, with protein sequence MKNNYSISSDSLKFLKKYLNGSSPTGCESEGQKIWMNYINSYVEKIQTDLYGTAVGIINPNSPYKLIIEAHVDEISWYVNYITEDGIIYVSRNGGSDHQIAPSKKVIIHTEKGFVHGIFGWPAIHTRKSSEEKSPSIDNIFVDIGVSSKTEAIDLGVHVGCIITYPDEFFIMNHNYFISRALDNKIGGFIIAEVAKMIMENNIHLKFGLYIVNSVQEEVGLRGAKMISQTIQPNMAIVTDVTHDTSSPMIDKKIQGDIKCGLGPVIGYAPSIQKNLRELIINTANSKKILFQRLVSSRYTGTDTDAFAYSNKGVSSALISIPLKYMHTTVEMVHKKDVEKAIFLIFETLQEINNSKKFFID
- a CDS encoding redox-regulated ATPase YchF yields the protein MKCGIIGLPNTGKSTFFNFISNSKVLSENFPFCTIEPNYGMTKVPDQRLYELKEIIQPMKIIPSEIKIVDIAGLIKGSHKGDGLGNKFLSHIRETNVIIHMIRLFHDISVIHVEGSINPIRDKEIIDMELQLKDLDTIENRLEKITKKNKNNRSINTLQKIFSFLKEGKNIRMYPFQEDEKKHIKDLQLLTEKPVLYVCNTDEKVNEFHHLHIKNLKKIVEMENSTLVVFSLKKNSISYGIEKILKKAYKLLNLQSFFTVGKKEIRAWSIPNQCTAYEASSVIHTDFKKGFIKAEVIHYNDFIKYKSEEKVKKAGKIFLAGKNYLIQDGDIIHFRFNR
- a CDS encoding transketolase C-terminal domain-containing protein, which produces MKQYENKGLKETRAGFGQALTFLGKKNKRVVALCADLTSSLFMNQFSKEFPERFFQIGIAEANMIGIAAGLSIGKYIPFAGTFANFATSRVYDQIRQSIAYSYKNVKICASHSGLTLGEDGATHQSLEDIGMMKMLPGMTVINTCDYNQTYAATLAIAHYLGPVYLRFGRPAVANFTDENQMFEIGKAVLLTEGKDVTIVCTGHLVWEALEASKILYREEGIECEVINIHTIKPLDETSILKSVNKTKCVLTAEEHNYWGGLGESVARILTTKKCYVPQSLVAVNDVFGESGKPMELLKKYNIDCNSIINRIQILLKKKKN
- a CDS encoding nucleotide pyrophosphohydrolase; the encoded protein is MEIKDIQKLVHNWIVNHGVRYFDVLTNTILLSEEVGEVSRIIARHYGEQSKKKNCKKNEDLGEELSDVLFVIVCLANQTGINLEESFHKKLKKKEIRDHTRHHENEKLK
- a CDS encoding transketolase, which produces MNLHYLKDLCSQVRRDILRMVNDAKSGHPGGSLGCTEYFVALYQEIMHYNPKIFTMDGEGEDLFFLSNGHISPVYYSILARSGFFPIKELSTFRKLNSRLQGHPSVHRGLPGIRISSGSLGQGMSVAVGAALSKKLNKEFHNIIYSLHGDGELNEGQIWESVLYAGARNIDNYIATIDYNGQQIDGTTDEVLPLGNLKKKFESFDWKVLEELEGNNIEKVIDVLKKAKNETGKGKPVLIILYTQMGYGVDFMVGNNAWHGKYPNQEELERALSQLPKTTFVDYPLSD